A region from the Geobacter benzoatilyticus genome encodes:
- a CDS encoding AAA family ATPase, translated as MKKPITEVFGIQAPVTITVDVRDNAKHAMIPRSNPDYVFRREILSDILAWMKGAAGADPLYVVGPTGSGKSSIVTQIASRLNIPLYVVSCHERMEMPELFGRFVVRNGTMEWVDGPFIQGLKDPASAWILLDEADTLDPGTFVGLNAVNEGRTIMIPETGETIDPLRFGARIIFAGNTAGNGDATGLYQATKRQNLASMGRFMMLEVGYADPAEENQALEKAVPEVPSPIRQKMVEVANKVRDLFISGEIEVTFCTRTLIRWAQLATFYKAKPGVNPIVYALDRALGFRAEVQSRQALHELVQRIIA; from the coding sequence ATGAAGAAACCCATCACTGAAGTATTCGGCATTCAGGCCCCCGTTACGATCACCGTCGATGTCCGCGACAACGCGAAACACGCGATGATCCCCCGCTCCAATCCGGACTATGTATTCCGGAGAGAAATCCTGTCGGACATTCTGGCTTGGATGAAGGGGGCGGCAGGGGCCGATCCACTGTACGTTGTAGGTCCCACCGGCTCCGGGAAATCGTCCATCGTCACCCAGATTGCCTCCCGGCTCAACATTCCTCTCTACGTGGTTTCCTGTCACGAGCGGATGGAGATGCCGGAACTGTTCGGGCGCTTCGTCGTCAGAAACGGCACTATGGAATGGGTGGACGGTCCCTTTATCCAGGGGCTCAAGGACCCGGCCTCGGCATGGATTCTCCTGGACGAGGCCGACACCCTCGACCCGGGAACCTTTGTCGGGCTGAACGCCGTCAATGAAGGCCGGACCATCATGATCCCGGAAACGGGAGAAACCATCGATCCCCTGCGCTTCGGCGCGAGGATAATCTTCGCCGGAAACACCGCCGGAAACGGTGATGCAACCGGTCTCTACCAGGCGACCAAACGCCAGAACCTCGCCTCCATGGGGAGGTTCATGATGCTGGAAGTCGGCTATGCCGACCCGGCGGAGGAAAACCAGGCCCTTGAAAAAGCAGTCCCGGAAGTCCCTTCCCCGATCCGGCAGAAAATGGTGGAAGTGGCCAACAAGGTCCGCGATCTCTTTATAAGCGGCGAGATCGAGGTCACCTTCTGCACCCGCACCCTCATAAGGTGGGCGCAGCTGGCCACCTTTTACAAAGCGAAACCGGGAGTAAACCCCATCGTCTATGCCCTTGACCGGGCGCTCGGCTTCCGGGCCGAAGTGCAGTCCCGCCAGGCTCTTCACGAGTTGGTACAGCGGATCATCGCATAG
- a CDS encoding DUF3150 domain-containing protein yields the protein MNILDNIVILVLSVSLWTGRKQLREEDLKLADGSELPPQKLASLGSKRVMDPAALAPFATFKRRAERTVLAVGTRFLGGYAVPVEKLAGLMAELDVIKGEYNAARIEFLSEYDQAVQDWKAQNPGWEEVIASAVESLEYVKGQLAFRVQTFNINPVEGHETGLETEINGLADQLRHEVRQQARLTWEGSFRGKLEVGQKTVRPIRAMLEKIEGLVFLEPGLNELVTGIRSTLTSLPKTGPIKGGDFAALCGVIHLLGNIPEAREIAENLPVEEEPVEEPIDESAEELEATEEPNEIEVIPDLTYLPQFEEAPAEWF from the coding sequence ATGAACATATTGGACAACATAGTAATACTTGTCTTGTCGGTTTCCCTCTGGACGGGGCGGAAACAGCTCCGCGAGGAGGATCTGAAACTGGCGGACGGCAGTGAACTCCCACCCCAGAAGCTCGCCTCACTGGGGAGCAAACGGGTCATGGACCCGGCGGCGCTTGCGCCATTTGCGACCTTCAAGAGGCGGGCGGAGCGGACCGTTCTTGCCGTGGGGACCAGGTTTCTCGGCGGATATGCAGTTCCCGTGGAGAAGCTCGCTGGCCTCATGGCTGAACTCGATGTCATCAAGGGCGAATACAACGCAGCCAGGATCGAATTCCTGTCGGAGTACGACCAGGCGGTTCAGGACTGGAAAGCGCAGAACCCCGGCTGGGAGGAAGTCATCGCCAGTGCCGTGGAAAGCCTGGAATACGTCAAGGGGCAGCTTGCCTTCAGAGTACAGACATTCAACATCAACCCGGTCGAGGGGCACGAGACGGGTCTTGAGACGGAGATAAACGGCCTGGCCGATCAACTCCGCCATGAGGTCCGGCAGCAGGCCCGCCTGACCTGGGAAGGCTCCTTCCGCGGCAAACTGGAGGTCGGCCAGAAGACGGTACGGCCGATCAGGGCGATGCTGGAAAAGATCGAAGGTCTGGTCTTTCTCGAGCCCGGCCTAAACGAGCTGGTTACCGGAATCAGGTCAACACTCACCAGCCTTCCAAAAACCGGACCGATCAAGGGTGGAGATTTTGCTGCCCTGTGCGGGGTGATCCACCTCCTCGGCAACATTCCGGAGGCCAGGGAGATCGCTGAAAACCTCCCCGTCGAGGAAGAACCGGTAGAAGAGCCGATAGACGAATCGGCGGAGGAACTGGAAGCCACAGAAGAGCCCAACGAGATCGAGGTCATACCGGACCTTACCTACCTGCCTCAATTCGAGGAGGCGCCAGCTGAATGGTTCTAG
- a CDS encoding VWA domain-containing protein: MPPKISTLIGGLRIAMQALGAKMGVTLRIEGDQAYTTGSEIIIPTLPPDDHKAAVLARGYVDHESAHVRHSDFERNMGTWGELIEEVYIEKKQCEDFPGCAINLRDMVGILKHEDGSFRGTKSQPMSLLTSWLVCRGRADVLGQPLGDFASEMETWSRQSFGDPFCDQFAACVARVGSCNTLDDCVNLGNEIETLITNPPPPRQKDKRPESGKNNQSADSGNSDNRSPGGSESKGTSADSPRTSAGKQSDNLAGLRTADVGKATQKVDLGKIVAQMLGKEHTKGERTGNLEDIPDTHHPSVGAGSGTGDQRRIEGEMGFDDARRKTSRMRSQLAGLLQAVRLQQSNAKRAGHRIDSRSVYRVACRTPDTRIFEARRDKQDDNTAIVLLTDRSGSMNPEKMSVALQATFVTAEALELLPGVTCAVGAFPWGRDLAELKPFGAKPRAGFFNIGSSGGTPMAEALLWAGMLLTHRPERRKIVIPMTDGSPDDIGKTRKAVERLKECGIEVYGIGILDTSILNWLRESSVIKQIEELPAALIGLLKEALITRRKVA; encoded by the coding sequence ATGCCACCGAAAATATCCACCCTCATCGGGGGACTGCGGATCGCAATGCAGGCCCTCGGCGCAAAAATGGGCGTGACCCTCCGTATCGAGGGGGATCAAGCCTACACCACCGGCAGTGAAATCATCATCCCCACCCTTCCTCCCGACGATCACAAGGCGGCAGTTCTCGCCCGCGGCTACGTCGATCATGAATCCGCCCACGTCCGTCACTCCGACTTTGAGAGAAACATGGGAACGTGGGGAGAGCTCATCGAGGAAGTCTATATTGAAAAGAAACAGTGCGAAGATTTCCCGGGATGCGCAATCAATCTACGGGACATGGTTGGCATTCTCAAACACGAGGATGGCAGTTTCCGGGGAACGAAAAGCCAGCCCATGTCGCTTCTGACAAGCTGGCTGGTGTGCCGCGGCCGGGCGGATGTCCTTGGACAACCACTCGGAGATTTTGCCTCTGAAATGGAGACATGGAGCAGGCAAAGCTTCGGTGATCCCTTCTGCGATCAATTTGCAGCATGTGTCGCCAGAGTAGGCTCGTGCAACACCCTGGACGATTGCGTGAATCTCGGGAACGAAATTGAAACACTCATCACAAACCCGCCGCCGCCTCGGCAGAAGGATAAGCGTCCAGAAAGCGGCAAGAACAATCAGAGTGCCGACTCAGGAAACAGCGACAATCGGTCTCCCGGCGGAAGCGAGTCCAAGGGCACGTCCGCGGACAGTCCACGGACATCTGCCGGAAAACAGTCGGACAACCTTGCCGGGCTCAGGACAGCTGATGTCGGCAAGGCAACCCAGAAGGTCGACCTCGGCAAGATCGTTGCTCAGATGCTTGGCAAAGAACACACCAAGGGAGAGCGGACTGGCAACCTGGAAGATATCCCCGACACGCATCATCCAAGCGTCGGGGCCGGCAGCGGTACCGGAGATCAGAGAAGGATCGAAGGTGAAATGGGCTTTGACGATGCGCGTCGCAAGACAAGCAGAATGCGGAGCCAGCTTGCCGGACTCCTCCAGGCGGTTCGACTGCAACAGAGCAATGCAAAGAGAGCAGGCCACCGAATCGACAGCCGGTCGGTATATCGTGTGGCTTGCCGGACACCGGACACCCGGATATTCGAGGCTCGGCGGGACAAGCAGGACGACAACACGGCGATCGTGCTGCTCACCGACCGCTCCGGATCAATGAACCCCGAAAAAATGTCCGTGGCTCTGCAGGCAACGTTTGTCACAGCTGAGGCGCTGGAACTCCTCCCGGGAGTGACCTGCGCCGTTGGGGCTTTCCCTTGGGGCAGAGACCTGGCGGAGTTGAAGCCATTTGGTGCGAAACCAAGGGCCGGATTCTTCAATATCGGCTCAAGCGGGGGAACACCGATGGCAGAGGCCCTGTTGTGGGCCGGAATGCTCCTCACCCATCGGCCGGAACGCCGGAAGATCGTCATTCCAATGACCGATGGGAGCCCGGACGATATCGGAAAAACGAGAAAGGCGGTGGAACGGCTTAAGGAATGCGGGATCGAGGTGTACGGAATCGGCATCCTCGACACCTCCATACTGAACTGGCTGAGAGAATCCTCCGTCATCAAACAGATCGAAGAGCTGCCTGCCGCGCTGATCGGCCTCCTCAAGGAGGCACTCATCACCAGGCGCAAGGTAGCCTGA
- a CDS encoding DEAD/DEAH box helicase family protein: MEFIDKVNQHSRVKGNELAKGFYPTFPHDVELVKKVVSVNFGWDQKSVHEKLVTIFDPCAGEGGFLSNMVRHAKQAATHSSAKNTCVASFAVELDGDRFKKIRGTDQKFNTSFFDTTNTGSFDILLLNPPYNRNGGELISWIEKAAPMVSHRGVMVLIIPEYELKGKMIELLRGSFTYRYAYKSEEYGAFKQLVIFLRKNVGNETTSYRSPYFHNYDNLDNKDADLILSHAENPTVTIEVEAGRSKTRPMLQSKDLTGFYRDCEERLDKAITVMLEKDYPASYDTSIQPVSTLRTAHAVQLAAMNSQIESVTINGVYYLAKYMLVEKPETFEDYDDNGTKTTTILHKPTVETFLMDKTGEVKPARELGFDYVELNCQLSTILLRKLTTMYKPLHEIGRDEEYLAAELKEIGLKAPQREAVKAVMKAFASGRKGIGIRANTGTGKTWMAKAVKYIAGAKRSIMVTEPQLVPQMIKEYENEGFDVFVIDSWERLRELARAQPKGLYLIAYTRLRMHPDFVPVTKTARVKTKEGIKYTDACLNCSAAVKRISKGSKEHCPVCGDVLYTYIPENKRPYMRYKRWIADIERNGTSAEVKSHNKQLPYIRFLKRIPFDLAIFDEAHNAANLMSNQGTAFIRLAASAKRVLCLTATVTNGMAKSLYNLLWGINPVQMREAGWDMKSATDFQAKYGAFKEVRKTDERNRHRESEKVQTYDTAGISPAALVYTLPNFVNVDSEDFDDLPPVEREVLKCIPHAEVEECMRTIDKIIDDADLPIEDKMPAASVRTAAFLRVSDTFRHADDEIRLRGDLLGTLWRRPVEELLEKEVELVNIVRLVVNWGERLLIYTGNTQKIDMRGPLKRIIADSVPNVSIDVLPDSVAPERLVAWFEKTVAQVVIASYHRVATGLNLSQFNNLAWFDYTDNTRMAEQGEGRIRRVNTADIHRMIYGEVRPCRYWYLTSSPIQEAQLAYTLEKRMIAKLAEGETPDIDPAECTSGNQSFSALITKALKEGNIDYQDPSALLKKMTRTDNARVRDENKVVAPFPAIPMTPATAKVIPFPQPEPTPTPAAATIPVIVIEDGLEVVKPFPEEKYHEYLVEGMLEITLFGTYFVAGRQGKRRRA; the protein is encoded by the coding sequence ATGGAATTCATTGACAAGGTCAATCAGCATTCCCGCGTGAAAGGCAACGAACTGGCGAAGGGGTTTTATCCTACCTTCCCGCATGACGTGGAACTGGTCAAGAAAGTCGTAAGCGTAAACTTCGGCTGGGACCAGAAAAGCGTTCACGAGAAGCTGGTAACCATCTTCGACCCGTGCGCCGGTGAAGGGGGGTTCCTGTCCAACATGGTCCGCCATGCGAAACAGGCCGCCACCCATTCGAGCGCCAAGAACACCTGCGTTGCCTCTTTTGCCGTGGAACTGGACGGTGACCGCTTTAAGAAGATTCGCGGCACCGACCAGAAGTTCAACACCTCATTCTTCGACACCACCAACACCGGATCATTCGACATTCTCCTCTTAAATCCCCCTTACAACAGGAACGGCGGAGAGCTCATAAGCTGGATCGAAAAGGCCGCTCCCATGGTTTCACACCGCGGAGTCATGGTCCTGATCATCCCGGAGTATGAGTTGAAAGGGAAAATGATCGAACTCCTGCGGGGTAGCTTCACCTACCGGTATGCCTACAAATCGGAGGAATACGGGGCTTTCAAGCAGCTGGTCATTTTTCTCAGAAAGAATGTCGGCAACGAAACGACTTCATACCGTTCACCCTACTTTCACAACTACGACAACCTGGACAACAAGGACGCGGACCTGATCCTGTCCCATGCCGAAAACCCGACCGTCACTATCGAGGTCGAAGCAGGCAGGTCAAAGACCAGGCCCATGCTCCAAAGCAAGGACCTCACCGGGTTCTACCGGGACTGTGAAGAGCGGTTGGACAAGGCGATAACGGTGATGCTGGAGAAGGATTATCCTGCCAGCTACGACACCAGCATTCAGCCTGTTTCCACACTCCGCACGGCCCATGCCGTCCAGCTTGCCGCGATGAACAGCCAAATCGAAAGCGTCACCATAAACGGCGTCTATTATCTGGCCAAGTACATGCTCGTTGAAAAGCCGGAAACGTTCGAGGATTACGACGATAACGGCACCAAGACGACAACCATTCTGCATAAACCGACTGTAGAGACCTTCCTTATGGACAAGACGGGCGAAGTGAAACCCGCCCGTGAACTGGGCTTTGACTACGTCGAGCTCAATTGTCAGTTGTCCACCATCCTTCTGCGCAAACTCACCACCATGTACAAACCCCTTCACGAAATCGGCCGGGATGAAGAATACCTGGCTGCCGAACTGAAGGAGATCGGCCTGAAAGCACCCCAACGGGAGGCGGTGAAGGCGGTCATGAAGGCGTTTGCGTCGGGGAGGAAAGGAATCGGCATCCGGGCTAATACCGGCACAGGGAAAACCTGGATGGCGAAGGCTGTGAAGTATATCGCCGGCGCCAAAAGGTCGATCATGGTGACGGAACCGCAACTTGTTCCCCAGATGATTAAGGAGTACGAAAACGAAGGCTTCGATGTCTTTGTTATCGACTCCTGGGAACGGCTGAGGGAACTTGCCCGTGCCCAGCCCAAAGGTCTCTACCTGATCGCTTATACCCGTCTCCGCATGCACCCGGATTTCGTGCCCGTCACGAAGACCGCCCGGGTGAAAACGAAAGAAGGGATCAAATATACCGACGCCTGCCTCAACTGCTCTGCCGCGGTGAAGAGGATCTCCAAAGGGAGCAAGGAACACTGCCCCGTCTGCGGTGATGTTCTCTACACCTACATTCCGGAGAACAAGCGGCCATACATGCGCTACAAGCGCTGGATCGCCGACATCGAACGGAACGGCACGTCAGCGGAGGTGAAATCACACAACAAGCAGCTCCCCTATATCCGTTTCTTGAAGCGGATACCCTTCGACCTCGCCATTTTCGATGAGGCGCACAATGCGGCCAACCTGATGTCCAACCAGGGGACCGCATTCATCCGTCTGGCGGCTTCCGCCAAGCGGGTGCTTTGTCTCACCGCGACCGTCACGAACGGCATGGCGAAAAGCCTCTACAACCTGCTCTGGGGAATCAATCCAGTCCAGATGCGCGAGGCGGGATGGGACATGAAGTCCGCCACCGACTTCCAGGCGAAGTACGGCGCATTCAAGGAGGTCCGGAAAACCGACGAGAGAAACCGCCACCGTGAATCGGAGAAGGTGCAAACCTACGACACGGCGGGAATCTCACCGGCTGCCCTGGTCTACACGCTGCCGAACTTCGTGAACGTCGATTCGGAGGATTTCGATGATCTCCCTCCGGTCGAGCGGGAAGTACTCAAATGCATCCCTCATGCGGAAGTGGAAGAGTGCATGAGGACCATCGACAAGATCATTGACGATGCGGATCTGCCGATTGAAGACAAAATGCCAGCCGCAAGCGTCAGAACGGCGGCGTTCCTGCGGGTGTCCGACACCTTCAGGCATGCCGACGATGAAATCCGCCTGCGTGGCGATCTCCTCGGAACATTGTGGAGACGGCCGGTCGAAGAACTGCTCGAGAAAGAAGTCGAGCTGGTCAACATCGTCCGGTTGGTCGTGAACTGGGGAGAGCGGTTGCTGATCTATACCGGCAATACGCAGAAGATAGACATGAGGGGCCCGCTCAAGCGCATCATCGCTGACAGCGTTCCCAACGTGTCCATCGACGTACTCCCCGATTCTGTAGCTCCCGAAAGACTGGTCGCATGGTTCGAGAAAACCGTCGCCCAGGTCGTCATCGCCTCATACCACCGGGTCGCGACCGGATTGAATCTTTCCCAGTTCAACAACCTCGCCTGGTTCGACTACACCGATAACACCAGAATGGCCGAACAGGGGGAAGGAAGAATCCGCCGCGTCAATACCGCTGACATACACCGAATGATCTATGGGGAAGTCCGCCCCTGCCGTTACTGGTATCTCACCTCTTCGCCGATTCAGGAGGCGCAACTGGCCTACACGTTGGAAAAGAGGATGATCGCCAAACTCGCGGAAGGGGAAACCCCTGACATCGACCCCGCGGAATGCACGAGCGGCAATCAGTCGTTTTCCGCCCTCATCACCAAGGCGCTCAAGGAAGGGAACATCGACTATCAGGACCCAAGCGCCCTGCTCAAGAAGATGACCCGGACCGACAACGCCAGGGTCAGGGATGAAAACAAGGTTGTTGCACCTTTTCCCGCGATACCAATGACACCGGCAACGGCCAAGGTCATACCTTTCCCGCAGCCGGAACCAACACCCACGCCTGCTGCCGCAACTATCCCGGTCATCGTTATTGAAGATGGCCTGGAGGTCGTGAAGCCATTCCCGGAAGAGAAGTATCACGAGTACCTTGTCGAAGGGATGCTGGAAATAACCCTTTTCGGCACGTACTTCGTTGCCGGGAGACAGGGCAAGCGCAGACGGGCCTGA